The Nocardioides sp. cx-173 genome segment GGTCTCGTGTTGCGAGGAAATCTCGCGACACGCCCGACCGCGGGGGTCGACCGGGGGAGTGGTGAGCACAGGGCGGAGCGGATTCGACCTGAAGACGTTCCGGACAGCGACGTGGACCAGTAGAAGGTAGAGAGAGACCTATGGCGGGACAGAAGATCCGCATCAGGCTCAAGGCCTATGACCACGAGGTGATCGACACCTCGGCGCGCAAGATCGTGGACACCGTCACCCGTACGGGTGCCAGGGTCGCCGGCCCGGTGCCGCTGCCGACCGAGAAGAACGTCTACTGCGTGATTCGCTCGCCCCACAAGTACAAGGACTCCCGCGAGCACTTCGAGATGCGCACGCACAAGCGACTCATCGACATCATCGACCCGACCCCGAAGACCGTCGACTCCCTCATGCGACTCGACCTGCCGGCCGGTGTCGACATCGAGATCAAGCTCTGAGGTCCAAGCCATGACTGTTGAGAAGAACGTGAAGGGGCTGCTGGGCACCAAGCTCGGCATGACCCAGCTCTGGGACGAGAACAACCGCATCGTCCCCGTCACCGTGATCGCCGCGTCGACCAACGTGATCACCCAGGTCCGCCACCCCGAGATCGACGGCTACAACGCCATCCAGGTCGGGTTCGGCGAGATCGAGGGTCGCAAGGTCAACAAGCCGCAGGCCGGTCACTTCGCCAAGGCCGGCACCACGCCGCGCCGCCACGTGGTCGAGATCCGCACCTCCGACGCCGCGTCCTACACCGTCGGTCAGGAGCTCCCGGTCGAGACCTTCGCCGCGGGCGACGTCATCGACGTGACCGGCACCAGCAAGGGCAAGGGCTTCGCCGGTGTCATGAAGCGCCACGGCTTCCACGGCGTGGGCGCGTCCCACGGTGCCCACCGCAACCACCGCAAGCCCGGTTCGATCGGCGCCTGCGCCACGCCGGGCCGCGTGTTCAAGGGCGTCCGCATGGCCGGCCGGATGGGTAGCGACACCGTCACCACCCAGAACGTCACCGTGCACGCCGTCGACGCCGAGAAGGGCCTGATCCTCGTGAAGGGCGCCGTTCCCGGTCCCAAGGGCGGGGTCATCGTGCTGCGCTCGGCTGCGAAGAAGAGCCAGGAGGCCTGATCCAATGGCGACCGAAAGCACGACCAAGAAGGCTGCCGCCAAGAAGGCGCCCGCCAAGAAGGCTGCCTCGAGCAAGAAGGCCGACTCGAGCGCCCCCAAGACCGTCAAGGTCGACCTGCCCGCCGAGATCTTCGACGCCAAGGTCAACATCCCGTTGATCCACCAGGTCGTCGTGGCCCAGCAGGCTGCGGCCCGCCAGGGCACGCACTCGACCAAGCGTCGGGGCGAGGTCCGCGGTGGTGGACGCAAGCCGTACAAGCAGAAGGGCACCGGCCGCGCCCGTCAGGGCTCGACCCGCGCCCCGCAGTTCGCCGGCGGTGGCGTCGTCCACGGCCCCAAGCCGCGCGACTACGACCAGCGGACCCCCAAGAAGATGAAGGCCGCCGCCCTGCGCGGTGCCCTCTCGGACCGGGCCCACAACGAGCGCATCCACGTCGTGGAGTCGCTCGTGTCCGGAGACGCGCCGTCGACCCGCGCGGCGATCGCCGCCCTGGCGTCGCTGACCTCGCGGACCCGCGTGCTCGTGGTGCTCGAGCGCACCGACACCCTCACCTGGCTCTCGCTGCGCAACGCGCCGCAGGTCCACCTGGTGGCCGTCGACCAGCTCAACACCTACGACGTGCTGGCCTCCGACGACGTGGTCTTCACCAAGGGCGCCTACGACGCCCTCGTGGGCGCCGCCTCGGCGACCGAGACGGACCAGAACGCCGAGGAGGGCGACAAGTGAGCACGCTGCACAAGGACCACCGCGACGTTCTGATCGCGCCCGTGGTGTCGGAGAAGAGCTACAGCCTCCTCGACGCCAACAAGTACACGTTCCTGGTCCGCCCCGACTCCAACAAGACCGAGATCAAGATCGCGGTCGAGAAGATCTTCGGAGTCAAGGTCACGTCGGTCAACACGATCAACCGTGCCGGCAAGACGCGGCGTACCCGCAACGGTCTGGGCAAGCGCAAGGACACCAAGCGCGCCATCGTCAGCCTCGCCGAGGGCCACCGCATCGACATCTTCGGGGGTCCGGTCTCCTGACCGGATCTCTGACTAGGAACTGATATGGCTATCCGCAAGTACAAGCCGACCACGCCGGGCCGTCGCGGCTCGTCCGTCGCCGACTTCGCCGAGGTCACCCGGACCACGCCGGAGAAGTCGCTGACCCGTCCGCTGCCCAAGAAGGGCGGCCGCAACAACCAGGGCCGGATCACCACCCGGCACCAGGGTGGCGGTCACAAGCGGGCCTACCGGATCATCGACTTCCGTCGCTACGACAAGGACGGCGTGCCGGCCAAGGTCGCTCACATCGAGTACGACCCCAACCGCACCGCCCGCATCGCGCTGCTGCACTACGCCGACGGCGAGAAGCGCTACATCGTCGCGCCGAAGGACCTGACGCAGGGCACCCACGTGGAGTCCGGCGTGGGCGCCGACATCAAGCCCGGCAACAACCTGCCGCTGCGCAACATCCCGGTCGGTACGACGATCCACTGCGTGGAGCTGCGTCCCGGCGGCGGCGCGAAGATCGCCCGCTCCGCCGGCAACAGCGCCCAGTTGGTCGCCCGCGAGGGCAGCCGCGCCACGCTCCGCATGCCCTCGGGCGAGATGCGGTTCGTCGACGTGCGCTGCCGCGCGACGGTCGGTGAGGTGGGCAACGCCGAGCAGTCCAACATCAACTGGGGCAAGGCCGGCCGCATGCGCTGGAAGGGCAAGCGCCCGACCGTCCGAGGTGTCGTC includes the following:
- the rpsJ gene encoding 30S ribosomal protein S10 — its product is MAGQKIRIRLKAYDHEVIDTSARKIVDTVTRTGARVAGPVPLPTEKNVYCVIRSPHKYKDSREHFEMRTHKRLIDIIDPTPKTVDSLMRLDLPAGVDIEIKL
- the rplC gene encoding 50S ribosomal protein L3 codes for the protein MTVEKNVKGLLGTKLGMTQLWDENNRIVPVTVIAASTNVITQVRHPEIDGYNAIQVGFGEIEGRKVNKPQAGHFAKAGTTPRRHVVEIRTSDAASYTVGQELPVETFAAGDVIDVTGTSKGKGFAGVMKRHGFHGVGASHGAHRNHRKPGSIGACATPGRVFKGVRMAGRMGSDTVTTQNVTVHAVDAEKGLILVKGAVPGPKGGVIVLRSAAKKSQEA
- the rplW gene encoding 50S ribosomal protein L23, producing the protein MSTLHKDHRDVLIAPVVSEKSYSLLDANKYTFLVRPDSNKTEIKIAVEKIFGVKVTSVNTINRAGKTRRTRNGLGKRKDTKRAIVSLAEGHRIDIFGGPVS
- the rplB gene encoding 50S ribosomal protein L2, with the translated sequence MAIRKYKPTTPGRRGSSVADFAEVTRTTPEKSLTRPLPKKGGRNNQGRITTRHQGGGHKRAYRIIDFRRYDKDGVPAKVAHIEYDPNRTARIALLHYADGEKRYIVAPKDLTQGTHVESGVGADIKPGNNLPLRNIPVGTTIHCVELRPGGGAKIARSAGNSAQLVAREGSRATLRMPSGEMRFVDVRCRATVGEVGNAEQSNINWGKAGRMRWKGKRPTVRGVVMNPVDHPHGGGEGKTSGGRHPVSPWGKPEGRTRKRKASDSQIIRRRKSGKGRK